From a single Brassica rapa cultivar Chiifu-401-42 chromosome A01, CAAS_Brap_v3.01, whole genome shotgun sequence genomic region:
- the LOC103857207 gene encoding glycine-rich protein A3, protein MGGGKDKQHDEQDKGFHGFPGGGHHYPPAPGGYPPAGYPPQQGYPPAGGYPPAGYPPGAYPPGAPGGYPPAPGGYPPAGYPAPHHAGHSSGGIGGMIAGAAGAAAAAYGAHHMSHGAHNPYGHAGHAGYGHVGHGGYGHGKFKHGKHGGKFKHGGKFKHGKHGKHGMFGGGKFKKWK, encoded by the exons ATGGGAGGTGGTAAAGACAAGCAGCATGATGAACAAGACAAAGGGTTTCATGGTTTTCCAGGAGGTGGACATCATTACCCACCCGCTCCTGGAGGTTACCCACCCGCTGGATACCCGCCACAACAAGGGTACCCTCCAGCTGGAGGCTACCCACCTGCAGGTTACCCACCTGGTGCATACCCTCCTGGTGCACCGGGAGGTTATCCTCCTGCCCCCGGAGGTTATCCTCCTGCAGGCTATCCTGCTCCTCACCATGCAG GACATTCTAGTGGTGGAATTGGAGGTATGATCGCTGGTGCAGCGGGTGCAGCCGCAGCAGCCTATGGAGCTCACCACATGTCTCATGGAGCACACAACCCTTACGGTCATGCAGGGCACGCAGGGTATGGCCACGTTGGTCATGGTGGATATGGTCATGGTAAGTTCAAGCACGGAAAGCATGGAGGCAAATTCAAGCACGGAGGCAAGTTTAAGCATGGAAAGCATGGGAAACACGGTATGTTTGGAGGAGGCAAATTCAAGAAGTGGAAGTAA